In Candidatus Eisenbacteria bacterium, the following are encoded in one genomic region:
- a CDS encoding type II CAAX endopeptidase family protein: MESGEKHESMADSVRPDEETTELLLRPLFALAIVLECFVLLQVLAVLFSFLLGVSYALVPAFVVGGILPVLVLTRWMTGSARSFLRLLPVRPLPLVFSVGASFSFIILQYNVAGLIEKFFPMPVWIQDFLIEITRVRSLSQFVIVASGVVIAAAVAEELLFRGLLQGSLEKRYGRWRGILLTSLLFAFLHDPWRFFPILFLGGLFGFLVSRGHSIYYGMIAHAITNATSVAGGNLFGIEGGKEISLPLSFVVLMAVVFLVSIAGFVRSTEREEPAGAPLPVLGESPTRVGNNSQHSDSL, translated from the coding sequence ATGGAATCCGGCGAGAAGCATGAATCGATGGCGGACTCTGTTCGCCCCGACGAGGAGACGACCGAACTTCTCCTGCGGCCGCTTTTTGCGCTGGCCATAGTTCTTGAATGTTTCGTCCTGCTTCAGGTTCTCGCGGTGCTTTTCTCTTTCCTTCTCGGGGTTTCCTACGCCCTCGTGCCGGCGTTCGTCGTGGGAGGCATTCTTCCTGTGCTGGTCCTTACACGGTGGATGACGGGGTCGGCACGATCCTTTCTTAGACTCTTGCCCGTTCGTCCGCTCCCTCTGGTTTTCTCCGTCGGGGCTTCTTTCAGTTTTATCATTCTTCAGTACAACGTGGCGGGTCTAATAGAGAAGTTCTTTCCGATGCCCGTTTGGATTCAGGACTTTCTCATCGAGATAACGCGTGTGCGAAGTCTCTCACAATTTGTGATAGTGGCAAGTGGCGTTGTGATCGCCGCGGCCGTGGCTGAGGAGCTTCTCTTTAGAGGCCTGCTTCAGGGTTCGCTGGAAAAGCGATACGGTCGATGGCGAGGAATATTGCTCACGTCTTTGCTCTTTGCCTTCCTCCACGACCCGTGGCGGTTTTTTCCAATACTGTTCTTAGGGGGACTCTTCGGATTTCTCGTGTCGAGGGGGCACAGCATCTACTACGGAATGATCGCTCACGCCATAACGAACGCGACCAGCGTCGCGGGGGGTAACCTCTTCGGCATCGAAGGTGGAAAGGAGATTTCACTGCCCCTCAGCTTCGTTGTTCTTATGGCGGTCGTTTTTCTGGTCTCAATCGCGGGGTTCGTTCGCTCCACCGAGAGAGAGGAACCGGCCGGCGCGCCGCTGCCGGTTTTGGGGGAATCTCCCACACGGGTGGGGAATAACTCGCAACACTCCGACTCCTTGTGA